A single genomic interval of Hafnia alvei harbors:
- the gltB gene encoding glutamate synthase large subunit: MLYDASLEKDNCGFGLIAHIEGEPSHKVVRTAIHALARMQHRGAILADGKTGDGCGLLLQKPDRFFRMVAEERGWRLAKNYAVGMIFLSQDENEARASRRIVEEELQNETLSVIGWREVPINEDVLGEIALSSMPRIEQIFVNAPAGWRPRDMERRLFVARRRIEKRIEDKDFYVCSLSNLVTIYKGLCMPADLPRFYLDLADLRLESAICLFHQRFSTNTVPRWPLAQPFRYLAHNGEINTITGNRQWARARTYKFKTPLIPDLQDAAPFVNETGSDSSSLDNMLELLLSGGMDIVRSMRLLVPPAWQNNPDMDADLRAFFDFNSMHMEPWDGPAGIVMSDGRFAACNLDRNGLRPARYVITKDKLITCASEVGIWDYQPDEVLEKGRVGPGELMVIDTRSGRILHSAETDDDLKSRHPYKEWMERNVKRLVPFEDLPDDQVGKRELSDDELLTFQKQFGYSSEELDQILRVLGENGQEATGSMGDDTPFAVLSSRPRIIYDYFRQQFAQVTNPPIDPLREAHVMSLSTSIGREMNVFSEAEGQAHRLNFKSPILLYSDFTQLTTQDSEHYRADTLDLTFDPQQTDLQQAIHALCEEAEQKVRHGAVLLVLSDRNISAERLPVPAPMAVGSIQQRLVEKNLRCDANIIVETASARDPHHFAVLLGFGATAIYPYLAYETLAKLADSHAIDKKYRDVMLNYRNGINKGLYKIMSKMGISTIASYRCSKLFEAVGLHRDVSNLCFPGVVSRIGGAGFSDFQQDLQNLSKRAWLKRKPLDQGGLLKYVHDGEYHMYNPDVVNTLQAAVQSGEYGDYQKYAKLVNERPVSTLRDLLKITPKGDAVPVESVEPANELFKRFDTAAMSIGALSPEAHEALAEAMNGLGGFSNSGEGGEDPARYKTNKVSRIKQVASGRFGVTPAYLVNADVIQIKVAQGAKPGEGGQLPGDKVTPYIAKLRYSVPGVTLISPPPHHDIYSIEDLAQLIFDLKQVNPKALISVKLVSEPGVGTIATGVAKAYADLITIAGYDGGTGASPLSSVKYAGCPWELGLVETQQALVANGLRHKIRLQVDGGLKTGVDIIKAAILGAESFGFGTGPMVALGCKYLRICHLNNCATGVATQDEKLRRNHFHGLPERVANYFQFIARETRELMAELGVTRLVDLIGRTDLLLELDGFTAKQNKLDLSALLKTAEPKPGKAVYCTESNPSFDKGLLNKELLAQVQANIEAKQSKTVFFDIRNTDRSVGASLSGAIAEQHGDQGLASDPIKAQFTGTAGQSFGVWNAGGVELTLTGDANDYVGKGMAGGKIVVRPPVGSAFRSHEASIIGNTCLYGATGGKLFAAGRAGERFAVRNSGAITVVEGIGDNGCEYMTGGIVCVMGRTGINFGAGMTGGFAYVLDEDGEFRKRVNPELVEVLSMDQLAIHEEHLRGLITEHVQLTGSSRGEEILAHWPEWAPKFALIKPKSSDVKALLGHRSRSAAELRVQAQ, from the coding sequence ATGTTGTACGATGCATCCCTTGAAAAGGACAACTGTGGTTTCGGTCTGATCGCCCATATAGAAGGTGAGCCAAGCCACAAAGTCGTCCGTACCGCGATCCATGCGCTCGCACGTATGCAACACCGTGGCGCGATTTTGGCAGATGGCAAAACCGGCGACGGATGCGGTCTGCTGCTGCAAAAACCCGATCGCTTCTTCCGCATGGTGGCCGAAGAGCGTGGCTGGCGTTTAGCCAAAAATTACGCCGTCGGCATGATCTTTCTCAGCCAAGACGAAAATGAAGCCCGTGCCAGCCGCCGGATTGTTGAAGAAGAACTACAAAACGAAACGCTGTCGGTTATCGGCTGGCGTGAGGTTCCTATCAACGAGGATGTGTTAGGCGAAATCGCCCTTTCCTCCATGCCTCGCATCGAACAGATATTTGTTAACGCGCCTGCGGGCTGGCGTCCACGCGATATGGAGCGTCGTCTGTTTGTGGCTCGTCGTCGCATTGAAAAACGTATTGAGGATAAAGACTTCTACGTTTGCAGCCTGTCTAATTTGGTGACGATCTATAAAGGTCTGTGCATGCCCGCCGACCTGCCGCGCTTCTACCTCGATTTGGCTGACCTGCGTTTGGAATCGGCAATTTGCCTGTTCCACCAGCGCTTCTCCACCAATACCGTTCCACGCTGGCCGCTGGCTCAGCCGTTCCGCTATCTGGCCCACAACGGTGAAATCAACACCATCACCGGTAACCGCCAATGGGCGCGCGCCAGAACCTATAAATTTAAAACTCCGCTGATCCCAGATCTTCAGGACGCCGCGCCTTTCGTTAATGAAACTGGCTCGGACTCCAGCTCGTTGGATAATATGCTGGAGCTACTGCTCAGCGGCGGGATGGACATCGTGCGCTCCATGCGTTTGCTGGTTCCACCGGCATGGCAGAACAACCCCGATATGGATGCCGATCTGCGCGCGTTCTTCGATTTCAACTCCATGCACATGGAGCCGTGGGATGGCCCTGCCGGTATCGTAATGTCCGATGGGCGCTTTGCCGCCTGCAACCTCGATCGCAACGGTCTGCGCCCTGCTCGTTATGTCATTACCAAAGATAAACTCATCACCTGCGCGTCTGAAGTGGGCATCTGGGATTATCAGCCAGACGAAGTGCTGGAAAAAGGCCGCGTTGGCCCCGGCGAGCTGATGGTCATCGACACCCGCAGTGGGCGCATCCTGCATTCAGCCGAAACCGACGATGATTTAAAAAGCCGCCACCCGTACAAAGAGTGGATGGAGCGCAACGTTAAGCGCCTCGTTCCGTTTGAAGATCTGCCTGACGATCAGGTTGGCAAACGTGAACTGAGCGACGATGAGCTGCTAACGTTCCAAAAACAGTTTGGCTATAGCAGCGAAGAATTAGATCAAATCCTGCGCGTGCTGGGCGAAAACGGACAAGAAGCCACCGGTTCTATGGGCGATGACACCCCGTTTGCCGTGCTCTCTAGCCGCCCGCGCATCATTTATGACTATTTCCGCCAGCAGTTTGCACAGGTCACCAACCCGCCAATCGATCCGCTGCGCGAAGCGCATGTAATGTCGCTGTCCACCAGCATTGGCCGCGAAATGAACGTGTTTAGCGAAGCGGAAGGTCAGGCTCATCGCTTGAACTTCAAATCGCCAATCCTGCTGTACTCTGACTTTACCCAGCTCACCACGCAAGATAGCGAACATTATCGTGCAGATACGCTTGATCTCACGTTCGATCCGCAGCAAACCGATTTGCAGCAGGCTATTCATGCACTCTGCGAAGAGGCCGAGCAAAAAGTTCGCCACGGTGCCGTACTGTTGGTGTTATCAGATAGAAACATCAGTGCAGAACGCTTGCCGGTACCCGCGCCGATGGCGGTGGGTTCTATCCAACAGCGTTTGGTCGAAAAAAATCTGCGCTGCGATGCCAACATCATTGTTGAAACCGCCAGCGCACGCGACCCGCACCACTTTGCCGTTCTATTAGGCTTTGGTGCCACGGCTATCTATCCTTACTTAGCCTATGAAACGTTGGCTAAGCTGGCAGACTCTCACGCTATCGATAAAAAATACCGTGACGTGATGCTGAACTACCGCAACGGCATCAACAAAGGTCTGTACAAGATCATGTCGAAAATGGGGATCTCCACGATCGCCTCCTATCGCTGCTCTAAGCTGTTTGAAGCCGTGGGCTTACATCGTGACGTCAGCAACCTGTGCTTCCCAGGCGTGGTTAGCCGTATCGGCGGCGCCGGATTTAGTGATTTCCAGCAGGATCTGCAAAACCTCTCTAAACGCGCATGGCTGAAGCGTAAGCCGTTGGATCAGGGTGGACTGCTGAAATACGTTCACGACGGCGAATACCACATGTACAACCCTGACGTGGTGAACACCCTGCAGGCTGCGGTACAAAGCGGTGAATACGGCGATTACCAAAAATATGCCAAGTTGGTTAACGAGCGTCCAGTTTCAACGCTGCGCGATCTACTAAAAATTACGCCGAAAGGTGATGCGGTTCCCGTCGAAAGCGTTGAGCCAGCCAATGAGCTATTTAAGCGTTTTGACACCGCTGCCATGTCTATCGGCGCACTGAGCCCAGAGGCACATGAAGCACTGGCTGAAGCGATGAATGGCTTAGGCGGCTTTTCTAACTCCGGTGAAGGCGGCGAAGATCCTGCGCGCTACAAAACCAATAAAGTTTCCCGAATCAAACAGGTGGCTTCAGGTCGTTTCGGCGTAACCCCAGCTTATTTGGTTAACGCCGACGTTATTCAGATCAAAGTCGCTCAGGGTGCAAAACCGGGCGAAGGTGGCCAGTTGCCGGGCGACAAAGTGACGCCATATATCGCCAAACTGCGCTATTCGGTTCCCGGCGTGACGCTGATTTCACCACCACCGCACCATGATATTTACTCTATCGAAGATTTGGCCCAGCTGATTTTCGATTTAAAACAGGTGAATCCAAAGGCGCTGATTTCCGTCAAACTGGTGTCTGAACCCGGCGTTGGTACTATCGCTACCGGCGTTGCTAAAGCCTATGCGGATCTCATTACCATCGCGGGCTACGATGGCGGTACGGGCGCAAGTCCATTGTCGTCAGTGAAATATGCAGGCTGTCCGTGGGAACTGGGTCTGGTTGAAACTCAACAGGCGTTAGTGGCCAACGGTCTGCGCCATAAAATTCGGTTGCAGGTTGATGGCGGGCTAAAAACCGGCGTCGATATTATCAAGGCCGCAATTTTAGGAGCAGAAAGCTTCGGCTTTGGTACGGGGCCGATGGTGGCGCTGGGCTGCAAATACCTGCGTATTTGCCATCTCAACAACTGCGCAACCGGCGTGGCAACTCAGGATGAAAAACTACGTCGCAACCACTTCCATGGTTTGCCAGAGCGCGTCGCTAACTACTTCCAGTTCATCGCCCGCGAAACCCGTGAGCTGATGGCTGAGCTTGGCGTCACTCGTTTAGTCGACCTAATTGGCCGTACCGACCTGCTGCTTGAGCTCGACGGTTTCACCGCTAAGCAAAACAAGCTGGATCTGTCTGCGCTGCTGAAAACAGCAGAACCTAAACCGGGTAAAGCGGTGTACTGCACCGAAAGTAATCCATCATTTGATAAAGGCTTGCTCAACAAAGAGCTATTAGCGCAGGTTCAGGCCAATATCGAAGCCAAACAAAGCAAAACCGTCTTCTTTGATATCCGTAATACCGACCGCTCCGTTGGCGCATCGCTGTCTGGTGCCATTGCTGAACAACATGGCGATCAAGGGCTGGCAAGCGATCCGATCAAGGCACAGTTCACCGGCACCGCCGGTCAAAGCTTCGGTGTGTGGAACGCCGGCGGCGTAGAGCTAACGCTAACGGGCGACGCCAATGACTACGTTGGTAAAGGCATGGCGGGCGGCAAGATCGTGGTTCGCCCTCCGGTGGGCTCTGCCTTCCGTAGCCATGAGGCCAGTATTATCGGCAACACCTGCCTGTATGGCGCAACCGGCGGCAAGCTGTTTGCAGCAGGCCGCGCCGGTGAGCGTTTTGCGGTACGAAATTCCGGTGCTATTACCGTGGTTGAAGGTATCGGCGATAACGGTTGTGAATACATGACCGGCGGGATCGTCTGCGTCATGGGTCGCACCGGTATCAACTTCGGTGCAGGTATGACCGGTGGATTCGCTTACGTGCTCGACGAAGACGGTGAATTCCGCAAACGCGTTAACCCAGAACTGGTTGAAGTGCTGAGTATGGATCAGCTGGCAATCCACGAAGAGCATCTGCGCGGTTTAATCACCGAGCATGTGCAACTGACCGGCTCTAGTCGTGGCGAGGAGATCTTGGCGCACTGGCCTGAATGGGCACCAAAGTTTGCTTTGATCAAACCAAAATCCAGCGATGTAAAAGCACTGTTAGGTCACCGTAGCCGTTCCGCAGCTGAGCTGCGGGTACAGGCGCAGTAA
- a CDS encoding glutamate synthase small subunit, with the protein MSQNVYQFIDLQRVDPPKKPLKIRKIEFVEIYEPFSETQAKSQADRCLSCGNPYCEWKCPVHNYIPNWLKLANEGRIMEAADLAHQTNSLPEVCGRVCPQDRLCEGSCTLNDEFGAVTIGNIERYINDKALAMGWKPDMSHVQPTGKRVAVIGAGPAGLACADVLARNGVQAVVFDRHPEIGGLLTFGIPAFKLEKEVMTKRREIFSGMGIEFRLNTEVGKDVQISDLLNEYDAVFLGVGTYQSMRGGLENEDASGVFDALPFLIANTKQLMGYAATEEEPYVSMEGKRVVVLGGGDTAMDCVRTSIRQGATQVSCAYRRDEENMPGSKREVKNAREEGVEFMFNLQPLSLELNAAGRVCGVKMVRTELGSPDAAGRRTAQPIAGSEHVLDADAVVMAFGFRPHAMSWLAEHDVILDTQGRIVAPEGSNNAFQTSNPKIFAGGDAVRGSDLVVTAIAEGRKAAEGIMNYLEV; encoded by the coding sequence ATGAGCCAGAACGTTTATCAATTTATTGACCTACAGCGCGTAGATCCGCCAAAAAAACCGCTCAAGATCCGTAAGATCGAGTTCGTCGAAATCTACGAACCCTTTTCTGAAACACAGGCGAAATCGCAGGCCGATCGTTGCCTGTCGTGCGGCAATCCATACTGTGAGTGGAAGTGTCCGGTCCATAACTACATTCCAAACTGGCTGAAGCTGGCGAATGAAGGGCGGATTATGGAAGCCGCCGATCTGGCGCACCAAACCAACAGCCTGCCTGAGGTGTGCGGACGCGTTTGTCCGCAAGATCGCTTGTGTGAAGGTTCATGCACCTTAAACGACGAGTTTGGCGCCGTGACCATTGGCAACATTGAGCGTTATATCAATGACAAAGCCTTAGCCATGGGCTGGAAACCTGACATGTCACACGTGCAGCCAACCGGCAAGCGCGTTGCCGTGATTGGCGCAGGCCCTGCTGGACTGGCCTGTGCCGATGTCCTCGCCCGCAACGGCGTTCAGGCGGTGGTGTTCGATCGTCATCCAGAAATCGGCGGCCTACTCACCTTTGGTATTCCGGCCTTTAAGCTGGAAAAAGAAGTGATGACCAAACGTCGTGAAATCTTCAGCGGCATGGGTATCGAGTTCCGCTTAAACACGGAAGTGGGTAAAGATGTGCAGATTAGCGACTTACTCAATGAATACGATGCCGTTTTCCTTGGCGTGGGTACCTATCAATCGATGCGTGGCGGTCTGGAGAACGAAGACGCCAGCGGCGTATTCGATGCGCTACCGTTCCTGATTGCGAATACCAAGCAGCTGATGGGTTACGCCGCTACGGAAGAAGAGCCTTACGTTAGCATGGAAGGCAAGCGCGTGGTCGTGCTCGGTGGTGGCGATACGGCCATGGACTGCGTGCGCACGTCTATTCGCCAAGGCGCAACGCAGGTTTCCTGCGCCTACCGCCGTGATGAAGAAAACATGCCAGGCTCAAAGCGCGAAGTAAAAAATGCGCGAGAAGAAGGCGTGGAATTCATGTTCAATCTGCAACCGTTAAGCCTTGAGCTCAACGCCGCTGGCCGCGTTTGCGGAGTAAAAATGGTACGCACCGAGCTGGGCTCACCTGATGCTGCAGGTCGTCGTACCGCGCAGCCTATCGCGGGCTCTGAGCATGTGCTGGATGCCGATGCCGTGGTGATGGCGTTTGGTTTCCGTCCTCACGCGATGAGTTGGCTAGCCGAGCACGATGTGATTCTGGACACGCAGGGACGCATCGTGGCGCCAGAAGGCAGCAATAATGCCTTCCAAACCAGCAATCCGAAAATTTTTGCCGGTGGCGATGCGGTTCGTGGCTCTGACTTAGTGGTCACCGCCATTGCGGAAGGCCGTAAAGCCGCTGAAGGGATCATGAACTATCTAGAGGTGTAA
- a CDS encoding PTS sugar transporter subunit IIB yields the protein MIKIMLVCNAGMSTSMLMRKMETVAQEKGIEAEIWAIPDAKLNEEWQKADVILLGPQVGYLKSRVDTITEKTRPAEVIPMMDYGRMNGAGVLELALKLVNA from the coding sequence ATGATTAAAATTATGTTGGTATGTAATGCGGGTATGTCCACCAGTATGCTGATGAGAAAAATGGAAACTGTAGCCCAAGAAAAAGGAATTGAGGCGGAAATCTGGGCGATCCCAGATGCGAAACTCAATGAAGAGTGGCAAAAAGCTGATGTGATTTTATTAGGGCCACAAGTGGGATATTTGAAATCACGTGTAGATACCATTACTGAAAAAACACGTCCTGCCGAAGTTATCCCTATGATGGATTATGGTCGAATGAACGGTGCTGGAGTATTAGAGCTGGCATTGAAGTTAGTGAACGCATAA
- a CDS encoding PTS transporter subunit EIIC: MMKFVDNAVMVAQRIGGQVHLRSLRDAFATLMPFFVLAGLMVLVNNTLIKPDGVLSGFISNTYLAQWQEVGNSIVNGSLNFISVLIAGAIAYHLCQNKNYADPIAPVLLSIATVVIFMPESIHLTDVLTKQGVTVTGGISFASTGSAGMFVGILTGLAVTSLFIRLAGAKRLQVNISGDAIPPAVVRSFNTLIPIMLTMIIFALFSFAVKSLSGMDVNTLIATMIQQPLKSVTTSLPGFLLITTIANLFFSVGIHQGVISGAVLDPFLLNNMQENTLAFANHQEIPNIICMAFKDTFGVMGGSGNTIALLIAILLFSRKQDYRDIGKLSTAPCLFNISEPIIFGLPIVFNPALIIPFVLAPLFSLTAAYYATAWGWINHVTVQIPWTTPPILSGFLATGGDWRASVLQAVIIVITVFFYLPFLKFAERVAMAQAMKS, from the coding sequence ATGATGAAATTTGTTGATAATGCTGTAATGGTCGCACAGCGTATTGGGGGACAGGTACACCTACGTTCCCTACGTGACGCGTTTGCCACGCTAATGCCTTTCTTTGTGCTGGCAGGGCTAATGGTATTAGTGAATAACACGCTGATAAAACCTGATGGCGTATTATCTGGTTTTATCAGCAACACATATTTAGCTCAGTGGCAGGAGGTCGGGAATTCAATTGTTAACGGTTCACTGAATTTTATTTCAGTGCTGATTGCGGGAGCTATTGCTTATCATCTTTGCCAAAACAAAAACTATGCCGATCCTATTGCACCAGTTTTGCTTTCCATTGCAACGGTCGTTATTTTTATGCCGGAAAGCATCCATCTCACTGACGTATTAACTAAACAAGGCGTAACGGTTACGGGCGGAATATCGTTTGCCTCAACCGGTTCTGCTGGCATGTTTGTTGGGATATTAACGGGGCTTGCCGTTACCTCCTTGTTTATTCGGTTAGCGGGTGCTAAGCGTCTGCAGGTTAATATTAGCGGTGATGCTATTCCACCAGCGGTGGTCCGTTCATTTAATACGCTGATCCCGATAATGTTAACGATGATTATTTTTGCGCTGTTTTCGTTTGCGGTAAAATCGCTCAGCGGAATGGATGTGAATACGCTGATAGCCACCATGATTCAGCAACCGTTAAAGTCGGTGACAACCAGCCTCCCCGGTTTTTTACTGATTACGACTATTGCTAATCTGTTCTTTTCTGTTGGGATACATCAGGGGGTTATTTCTGGAGCTGTGCTAGACCCTTTCCTGCTGAACAATATGCAGGAGAATACGCTGGCGTTTGCTAACCATCAGGAAATACCCAACATCATCTGTATGGCATTTAAAGATACGTTTGGTGTTATGGGAGGCTCGGGAAATACCATTGCTTTACTGATTGCTATTTTGCTCTTCAGTCGTAAACAGGATTACCGTGATATCGGTAAACTATCGACTGCTCCTTGTCTGTTTAACATTAGTGAGCCGATTATTTTTGGTTTACCGATTGTATTTAATCCAGCGTTGATTATTCCTTTTGTTTTGGCTCCGCTATTTAGTCTTACAGCCGCATATTATGCGACGGCATGGGGTTGGATTAATCATGTTACGGTGCAAATTCCATGGACGACTCCACCGATTCTGTCCGGTTTCTTAGCGACCGGAGGCGATTGGCGAGCGTCGGTATTACAGGCCGTCATTATTGTAATAACGGTATTCTTCTATCTTCCTTTCCTGAAGTTTGCTGAACGTGTAGCAATGGCTCAGGCAATGAAATCTTAA
- a CDS encoding glycoside hydrolase family 1 protein, giving the protein MNNSAKFLAFPNDFWWGSAWSAEQAEGRGNTGKGRTQWDMSWDKYPNRFYRGINTDVTTDFFNRYREDIQLMKATGHNSFRLSISWARMFPQGDGEVCAEAVAFYRDLLGEMNQQGVKPFANLYHFDMPEAMMLKGGWENRDVVDAYVNFCDTCFREFGDLVYHWFTFNEPLGPVLGGYMEDFHYPNVVDFKRGVQVAFNTILASAMAVRAFKAYSLESKIGIILNLSPTYPRSENLLDCEAAEYADLFYNRSFLDPSVKGTFPTKLVETLKKHDLIPTHTAEDLNIISENTVQILGLNYYEPRRVKARTSAVNPHSPFMPEWYFESYVMPGRKFNPHRGWEIYEQGIYDLCIDIRDNYGNIEAFISESGMGVANEERFIQNGQVQDEYRIGFIKNHLAYLHQAIVDGCNIKGYHLWTFIDCWSWINTYKNRYGLVALDLDTQQRTIKKSGEFYKLLSERNGFEFDGLYNDF; this is encoded by the coding sequence ATGAATAATTCAGCCAAATTTTTAGCCTTCCCAAATGATTTTTGGTGGGGCAGTGCATGGTCCGCCGAGCAGGCAGAAGGGCGTGGTAACACGGGCAAAGGGCGTACCCAGTGGGATATGTCATGGGACAAGTACCCCAACCGCTTTTATCGTGGAATCAATACTGATGTCACCACCGACTTCTTTAACCGCTATCGCGAAGATATACAGCTGATGAAGGCGACGGGTCATAACTCTTTTCGGCTTTCAATTTCTTGGGCTCGAATGTTTCCGCAAGGAGATGGAGAGGTCTGCGCCGAAGCGGTTGCGTTCTATCGCGATCTGTTAGGAGAGATGAATCAGCAAGGAGTGAAGCCATTTGCCAACCTGTATCATTTCGATATGCCAGAGGCGATGATGCTAAAAGGTGGGTGGGAAAATCGCGACGTTGTTGATGCTTATGTGAATTTCTGTGATACCTGCTTCCGTGAGTTTGGGGATTTGGTCTATCACTGGTTTACCTTCAACGAACCATTAGGGCCCGTGTTAGGCGGATATATGGAGGATTTTCATTATCCGAATGTCGTTGATTTCAAACGTGGCGTGCAGGTTGCGTTTAATACTATTTTGGCAAGCGCCATGGCAGTACGGGCATTTAAAGCATATAGCTTAGAGAGCAAAATTGGCATTATCCTTAATTTAAGCCCAACGTATCCTCGCAGCGAAAATTTACTCGATTGCGAAGCGGCTGAATATGCCGATCTTTTCTATAACCGTAGCTTCCTTGATCCTTCCGTTAAAGGTACGTTTCCAACCAAACTGGTAGAAACGCTCAAGAAACATGACCTTATTCCAACTCATACAGCAGAAGATTTAAACATAATATCTGAGAATACGGTGCAGATTTTAGGCCTGAATTACTATGAGCCTCGCCGAGTCAAAGCGCGTACTTCGGCGGTAAACCCTCATTCGCCGTTTATGCCTGAATGGTATTTTGAAAGCTATGTGATGCCGGGGCGTAAATTTAACCCGCACCGTGGTTGGGAGATCTATGAGCAGGGTATTTATGATCTCTGTATCGATATTCGCGATAACTACGGCAATATCGAAGCTTTTATTTCTGAAAGTGGTATGGGCGTTGCGAATGAAGAGCGTTTTATCCAGAACGGTCAGGTTCAAGATGAATATCGTATTGGTTTTATTAAAAACCATTTAGCCTATTTACATCAGGCGATTGTCGATGGGTGCAATATCAAAGGTTATCACCTTTGGACATTTATTGACTGCTGGTCATGGATCAATACTTATAAAAATCGTTATGGATTAGTGGCGCTCGATCTTGATACCCAACAGCGCACGATTAAAAAAAGCGGTGAGTTTTATAAATTGCTCAGCGAGCGAAATGGTTTCGAGTTTGACGGACTTTACAACGATTTCTAA
- a CDS encoding PTS lactose/cellobiose transporter subunit IIA — MSDIEFDYEQVVMSIIVNAGQSRSCAFSAIQAAKSGDFAQAKLLLVDAENSLREAHQVQTYLIGQDEGQGKVPVHLIMVHAQDHLMNAILTKEIAGELIDVHQQLSALKERSV, encoded by the coding sequence ATGAGCGATATTGAGTTTGATTATGAGCAAGTGGTTATGAGCATTATTGTGAATGCAGGGCAAAGTCGTAGCTGTGCATTTAGCGCTATTCAGGCGGCAAAAAGTGGCGACTTCGCACAGGCAAAACTCTTGCTCGTAGACGCTGAAAACTCACTACGTGAAGCTCATCAGGTACAAACCTATCTGATTGGTCAGGATGAAGGCCAAGGAAAAGTACCTGTTCATCTCATCATGGTTCATGCGCAGGATCATTTGATGAATGCGATTCTTACCAAGGAAATAGCGGGAGAATTAATTGATGTTCATCAGCAGCTCTCTGCATTAAAGGAGCGCTCTGTATGA
- a CDS encoding ROK family protein encodes MNLGLDIGGTKTEAVMLDQQGKILFTQRIATDKSSYSGFLTTITQLIETIRSDFKNEFSIGICLPGTEDRETKLFKNSNILVLNQQPLISDLEKHLQQKIGWDNDANCFALSESIDGAGRYGNSVFGAILGTGCGGGLTVNQQLLRGHNGNGGEWGHNPLPGYHPQRDGAPATCYCGQMNCTESFISGTGLANRFSLVTNIESGSAAEFFQRVHKQDAEALTYFALYQDQLARALASVVNIFDPDVIILGGGLSQVELIYQGLTDKIGQYIFNTSFNTPVKMAQHGDSSGVRGAAWIGRQAH; translated from the coding sequence TTGAATTTAGGACTCGATATTGGAGGAACAAAAACGGAAGCAGTTATGTTGGATCAGCAGGGAAAGATTTTATTTACTCAGCGAATCGCCACGGATAAATCCAGCTATTCAGGCTTTCTCACAACCATTACCCAACTTATTGAAACCATTCGCTCAGATTTTAAGAATGAGTTTTCCATCGGAATTTGTTTACCAGGAACAGAAGATAGAGAAACTAAACTATTCAAAAACTCTAATATCCTAGTTTTAAATCAACAGCCTTTAATCTCAGATCTTGAAAAACACTTGCAGCAAAAAATAGGTTGGGACAACGATGCTAACTGCTTTGCGCTATCAGAATCCATTGACGGTGCAGGACGTTATGGAAATAGCGTATTTGGCGCAATTTTAGGTACAGGTTGTGGCGGTGGACTTACCGTCAATCAGCAACTCTTACGCGGCCATAACGGCAACGGCGGCGAATGGGGACACAACCCGCTCCCCGGATATCACCCTCAGCGAGATGGGGCTCCGGCTACTTGCTATTGTGGACAGATGAATTGCACTGAGTCTTTTATTTCTGGCACAGGATTAGCCAATAGGTTTTCTTTGGTGACAAACATAGAGTCAGGATCGGCGGCTGAATTCTTCCAGCGAGTACATAAACAGGATGCAGAGGCTCTGACATATTTCGCACTCTATCAAGACCAACTGGCGCGAGCATTAGCCTCGGTAGTGAACATTTTCGATCCTGATGTCATCATTCTCGGTGGCGGCCTCTCTCAGGTCGAGCTTATTTATCAGGGACTCACCGATAAAATTGGTCAGTATATTTTTAATACCTCGTTTAATACCCCTGTTAAAATGGCCCAGCACGGAGACAGTAGCGGTGTACGCGGTGCCGCATGGATAGGCCGCCAAGCGCATTAG